One window of Medicago truncatula cultivar Jemalong A17 chromosome 2, MtrunA17r5.0-ANR, whole genome shotgun sequence genomic DNA carries:
- the LOC11406196 gene encoding probable leucine-rich repeat receptor-like serine/threonine-protein kinase At3g14840 isoform X1, whose product MARSTQFFFLSFILIWSISLTAFGATTIHPDEKKALEVIAKSLGKNDWNFDIDPCSNQPNWATPKPAHPSPRLNIVENNVTCNCSISADNFCHVVEITLKGQNLPGTLPPELNRLRYLQIIDFSRNYLNGTIPKEWGSMMNIRNISLPSNRLTGSIPVEIANISTLIQLDLTANQMSGIIPRELGNLTQIRTLKMSSNNFTGELPATLAKLTTLRDFEISDNQFSGKVPDFIKNWTNIGTLTIQGSGLSGPIPSEISLLRNLSELRISDLNGLEYSPLPPLDNMPLLKNLILRNCKINGTLPKYLGTIPTLKHLDLSFNNISGTIPDTFDDINGAKFIFLTGNLLTGSVPAWKKNVDVDLSYNNLSISQGNQICQSDKLNLFSPSLAHNDIGTVSCLRDCPKSLYSLYINCGGKHAIVKKRSYDDDSDSSGAAKFHVSPTGNWAFSSTGIFIDGDQLGETYFPRNITTLTMADTELYMTARGSPISLTYYAFCLANGGYTVNLHFAEIMFTDDQTYASLGRRVFDIYLQGNPVQKDFNIAKEAGGVGKKVIKQFKDIVVSSNTLEIRLYWAGKGTQSLPNRSVYGPLISAISVESDSPPGSISTVAVVGIVVAAIVIIILVFGILWWKGCFGKKNSLARELNSLDVQTGIFTLRQIKAATDNFDVSNKIGEGGFGPVYKGCLPNGTLIAVKQLSSKSKQGNREFLNEIGMISALQHPYLVKLHGCCVEGDQLMLVYEYLENNSLARALFGPEEHQIKLDWSRRQKICVGIAKGLAYLHEESRLKVVHRDIKATNVLLDTNLDPKISDFGLAKLDEEDNTHISTRIVGTYGYMAPEYAMHGKLTDKADVYSFGIVALEIVSGRSNTMYRSKEEAFYLLEWAQLLHERGDLLEIVDKRLGSDFNKKEAMVMINVGLLCTNDTSNLRPPMSSVVSMLEGRTVVPEFVSESNEVMDEKKLQEMSQYYSQIDENSKVSKSQSRSLSIKDQCTGSCPLDSSSWDEKN is encoded by the exons ATGGCTAGATCCACTcaatttttcttcctttcattCATTCTCATTTGGTCCATATCTCTAACAGCTTTTGGAGCTACTACTATTCACCCTGATGAAA AGAAAGCTCTTGAAGTTATAGCTAAATCACTTGGTAAGAATGATTGGAACTTCGACATTGATCCATGTAGCAACCAACCTAACTGGGCTACACCGAAGCCTGCGCATCCCAGTCCCAGATTGAATATCGTAGAGAACAATGTCACTTGCAACTGCAGTATTTCTGCTGACAACTTCTGCCATGTTGTTGAAAT AACTTTGAAAGGGCAAAATCTCCCCGGCACTCTGCCACCAGAACTGAACAGGTTGCGATACCTTCAAATTAT TGACTTCTCTCGCAATTACTTGAACGGTACAATTCCTAAAGAATGGGGCTCCATGATGAATATCCGTAACAT TAGTCTCCCCAGCAATCGATTAACGGGTTCAATACCAGTGGAGATTGCAAATATATCTACTCTGATACAGTT GGATTTAACGGCCAATCAAATGTCTGGAATCATTCCTCGTGAGCTTGGAAATCTAACCCAGATTCGAACACT GAAAATGTCCTCTAATAATTTTACTGGAGAACTACCTGCCACATTGGCAAAGCTCACTACATTGCGCGATTT CGAAATTTCGGACAACCAGTTCTCTGGAAAGGTACCAGATTTTATTAAGAACTGGACAAATATCGGTACACT AACCATTCAAGGGAGTGGATTAAGCGGGCCAATTCCTTCTGAAATTTCACTTTTGAGAAACTTATCTGAATT GAGAATTAGTGATTTGAATGGATTAGAATATTCACCTTTGCCACCACTTGATAATATGCCATTGTTAAAAAATCT GATTCTGAGGAACTGCAAAATCAACGGAACACTACCTAAATATCTTGGGACTATACCAACATTAAAGCACTT AGACCTCAGCTTTAATAACATAAGTGGAACAATCCCGGATACCTTTGATGACATTAACGGTGCGAAATTCAT ATTTTTAACTGGAAACCTTCTCACTGGATCGGTGCCTGCTTGGAAAAAGAACGTTGACGT TGATCTTTCATACAATAACTTAAGCATCAGCCAAGGGAATCAGATATGTCAAAGTGATAAACT GAACTTGTTTTCTCCCTCATTGGCACACAATGACAT AGGAACAGTTTCGTGTTTGCGCGATTGCCCAAAAT CCTTGTACTCCCTTTATATAAATTGTGGTGGAAAGCATGCAATAgtcaaaaaaagaagttatgaCGATGATTCCGATTCTTCTGGAGCAGCTAAATTCCATGTCAGCCCAACAGGAAATTGGGCATTTAGCTCTACCGGTATATTCATTGATGGTGATCAACTTGGAGAAACTTATTTCCCACGAAATATCACAACACTTACTATGGCAGATACTGAATTGTACATGACTGCACGTGGTTCTCCTATTTCTTTGACTTATTATGCCTTTTGCCTGGCAAATGGAGGCTACACAGTAAATCTACATTTTGCCGAAATAATGTTCACTGACGATCAAACGTATGCTAGTCTTGGAAGGCGTGTATTTGATATCTACCTTCAG GGAAATCCGGTGCAAAAGGATTTCAATATTGCAAAAGAAGCGGGAGGAGTTGGTAAGAAAGTGATAAAACAGTTCAAAGATATCGTTGTTAGTAGTAATACTTTGGAGATCCGTTTGTATTGGGCTGGAAAAGGGACACAGTCTCTCCCAAATAGATCAGTATATGGTCCTCTTATATCAGCTATATCGGTGGAATCTG ACTCTCCACCTGGAAGCATATCAACTGTAGCTGTCGTTGGAATTGTGGTTGCAGCAATAGTTATTATCATTCTTGTATTTGGTATACTGTGGTGGAAAGGatgttttggaaagaaaaattctTTAGCAAGAG AGCTAAATAGTTTGGACGTACAGACAGGTATTTTTACCTTACGACAAATAAAAGCAGCAACAGATAACTTCGATGTTTCCAATAAGATTGGAGAAGGAGGATTTGGTCCTGTGTACAAG GGATGTTTACCCAATGGGACATTGATAGCAGTGAAGCaactttcttcaaaatcaaagCAAGGGAATCGTGAGTTTTTAAATGAGATAGGAATGATTTCTGCTTTGCAACATCCTTATCTTGTTAAACTCCACGGTTGTTGTGTGGAGGGAGATCAGTTGATGCTGGTATACGAATACTTGGAAAACAATAGTCTTGCTCGTGCTTTATTTG GTCCAGAGGAACaccaaataaaattagattGGTCAAGAAGGCAGAAGATCTGTGTTGGTATTGCTAAAGGTTTGGCATACCTCCATGAAGAATCAAGACTGAAGGTTGTTCACAGGGACATCAAGGCTACTAATGTTTTGCTTGATACAAATCTTGACCCAAAGATatctgattttggtttggccAAGCTTGATGAGGAGGACAATACTCACATTAGCACTAGAATTGTTGGCACCTA TGGATACATGGCTCCCGAATATGCAATGCATGGTAAATTGACAGACAAAGCAGATGTTTATAGTTTCGGAATTGTTGCTTTGGAAATTGTTAGTGGGAGGAGCAACACCATGTATCGGTCAAAGGAGGAAGCATTCTATCTTCTAGAATGG GCACAATTATTGCATGAGAGAGGTGACCTACTGGAAATAGTTGATAAAAGATTAGGTTCAGatttcaacaaaaaggaagccaTGGTGATGATCAATGTGGGTCTCCTATGCACCAATGACACTTCAAACCTTAGGCCGCCTATGTCTTCAGTGGTAAGTATGCTTGAAGGAAGGACTGTGGTTCCAGAATTTGTTTCAGAATCAAATGAAGTGATGGATGAAAAGAAGTTGCAAGAAATGAGTCAGTATTACTCTCAAATAGATGAAAACAGCAAGGTAAGTAAGTCACAAAGTCGGAGTTTATCAATTAAAGATCAATGTACTGGTTCATGTCCACTTGATTCTTCCTCATGggatgaaaaaaattaa